A single genomic interval of Daucus carota subsp. sativus chromosome 1, DH1 v3.0, whole genome shotgun sequence harbors:
- the LOC108214168 gene encoding internal alternative NAD(P)H-ubiquinone oxidoreductase A1, mitochondrial isoform X2, with the protein MALARIARNGLRRSGSVGSYASHNDTPYEGLSTCSYSGTSAAKVERGGSLAYLTSIKKVDHISFGSRGISVTPHYQFAQAERIVEESDSEYEKQKYPSLEATKPGEKPRVVVLGTGWAACRFLKGIDTNIYDVVCISPRNHMVFTPLLASTCVGTLEFRSVAEPVTRIQSALAKNPKSYFYLANCTDVDTDKHEVYCETAADVGLPHEPYRFKVSYDKLVIAAGSEPLTFGIKGVKEHAHFLREVNHAQEIRKKLLLNLMLSQNPGISEEEKERLLHCVVIGGGPTGVEFSGELSDFIMRDVRQRYTHVKNYIKVTLIEANEILSSFDVGLRQYATKHLTKHGVRLVQGVVKEVHPKKIVLSDGSDVPYGLLVWSTGVGPSDFVKSLNIPKSHGGRIGVDEWLRVPSVEDVFALGDCAGFLEQTGKQVLPALAQVAERQGKYLVKLFNNIGNQNGGKAFSTKDVNLGEAFVYNHLGSMASVGRYKALVDLSQSKDAKGLSFAGFTSWLIWRSAYLTRVVSWRNRVYVAVNWATTLIFGRDNTRI; encoded by the exons ATGGCATTGGCAAGAATCGCAAGGAATGGTTTGAGGCGGTCAGGTTCTGTTGGAAGTTATGCAAGTCACAATGACACCCCCTACGAGGGattatcaacttgtagttattCAGGGACATCTGCTGCAAAAGTTGAAAGAGGTGGCAGTTTGGCATACCTTACAAGCATCAAGAAGGTGGATCATATAAGTTTTGGGAGCAGAGGAATTAGTGTGACCCCTCATTATCAGTTTGCTCAAGCAGAGAGGATTGTGGAGGAATCTGATTCAGAATATGAAAAGCAAAAATATCCTAGTCTAGAAGCAACAAAGCCAGGTGAAAAGCCTAGGGTGGTTGTCCTTGGCACTGGATGGGCAGCATGTAGATTTCTTAAAGGGATCGACACTAATATTTATGACGTTGTTTGCATATCTCCTAGGAACCACATGGTTTTCACTCCCCTACTTGCATCAACTTGTGTTGGAACCTTAGAATTCCGCTCTGTAGCTGAGCCAGTTACTAGAATACAATCTGCACTGGCCAAGAATCCCAAGTCCTACTTTTATCTGGCTAACTGCACAGATGTAGACACGGACAAGCATGAA GTGTACTGTGAAACAGCTGCTGATGTTGGACTCCCACATGAGCCTTATCGCTTTAAAGTTTCATATGACAAGCTTGTTATTGCTGCTGGATCGGAGCCCTTAACTTTTGGAATAAAGGGAGTAAAGGAACATGCACATTTCCTTCGCGAAGTAAATCATGCCCAAGAAATAAGGAAGAAGCTTCTGTTGAACCTGATGCTATCACAAAATCCAG GCATATCAGAAGAGGAAAAGGAACGCCTGCTACACTGTGTAGTTATTGGAGGAGGCCCTACAGGAGTAGAGTTTAGTGGTGAATTGAGTGATTTTATCATGAGAGATGTTCGTCAAAGATACACTCAtgtcaaaaattatatcaaagtCACCCTCATCGAG GCTAATGAGATTTTGTCATCATTTGATGTTGGATTGCGGCAGTATGCCACTAAACACTTAACCAAG CATGGGGTCCGACTTGTCCAAGGTGTTGTGAAAGAGGTGCACCCCAAAAAGATAGTTCTGAGTGATGGGAGTGATGTTCCGTATGGCCTTTTGGTGTGGTCCACTGGAGTTGGTCCTTCCGATTTTGTGAAATCACTAAATATACCCAAGTCTCATGGTGGACG GATTGGTGTTGATGAATGGCTCCGCGTTCCTTCTGTGGAAGATGTTTTTGCACTTGGAGATTGTGCTGGTTTTCTTGAACAGACAGGAAAGCAAGTGCTTCCAGCTTTGGCTCAG GTTGCCGAGAGGCAAGGAAAATATCTTGTGAAACTGTTCAACAACATTGGCAATCAAAATGGAGGGAAGGCTTTCTCCACAAAAGATGTTAATCTGGGCGAGGCTTTTGTCTACAATCATCTTGGAAGCATGGCATCTGTCGGTCGTTACAAAGCTCTAGTTGATCTAAGCCAGTCCAAG GATGCCAAGGGACTCTCATTTGCAGGATTTACAAGTTGGCTGATCTGGCGGTCTGCATACCTGACACGTGTAGTGAGCTGGAGAAACCGTGTCTATGTGGCTGTGAACTGGGCTACCACATTAATCTTTGGCAGAGACAATACAAGAATATGA
- the LOC108214168 gene encoding internal alternative NAD(P)H-ubiquinone oxidoreductase A1, mitochondrial isoform X1, giving the protein MKDLLLRANTKGMALARIARNGLRRSGSVGSYASHNDTPYEGLSTCSYSGTSAAKVERGGSLAYLTSIKKVDHISFGSRGISVTPHYQFAQAERIVEESDSEYEKQKYPSLEATKPGEKPRVVVLGTGWAACRFLKGIDTNIYDVVCISPRNHMVFTPLLASTCVGTLEFRSVAEPVTRIQSALAKNPKSYFYLANCTDVDTDKHEVYCETAADVGLPHEPYRFKVSYDKLVIAAGSEPLTFGIKGVKEHAHFLREVNHAQEIRKKLLLNLMLSQNPGISEEEKERLLHCVVIGGGPTGVEFSGELSDFIMRDVRQRYTHVKNYIKVTLIEANEILSSFDVGLRQYATKHLTKHGVRLVQGVVKEVHPKKIVLSDGSDVPYGLLVWSTGVGPSDFVKSLNIPKSHGGRIGVDEWLRVPSVEDVFALGDCAGFLEQTGKQVLPALAQVAERQGKYLVKLFNNIGNQNGGKAFSTKDVNLGEAFVYNHLGSMASVGRYKALVDLSQSKDAKGLSFAGFTSWLIWRSAYLTRVVSWRNRVYVAVNWATTLIFGRDNTRI; this is encoded by the exons ATGAAAG ATCTTTTGCTACGAGCTAACACGAAAGGCATGGCATTGGCAAGAATCGCAAGGAATGGTTTGAGGCGGTCAGGTTCTGTTGGAAGTTATGCAAGTCACAATGACACCCCCTACGAGGGattatcaacttgtagttattCAGGGACATCTGCTGCAAAAGTTGAAAGAGGTGGCAGTTTGGCATACCTTACAAGCATCAAGAAGGTGGATCATATAAGTTTTGGGAGCAGAGGAATTAGTGTGACCCCTCATTATCAGTTTGCTCAAGCAGAGAGGATTGTGGAGGAATCTGATTCAGAATATGAAAAGCAAAAATATCCTAGTCTAGAAGCAACAAAGCCAGGTGAAAAGCCTAGGGTGGTTGTCCTTGGCACTGGATGGGCAGCATGTAGATTTCTTAAAGGGATCGACACTAATATTTATGACGTTGTTTGCATATCTCCTAGGAACCACATGGTTTTCACTCCCCTACTTGCATCAACTTGTGTTGGAACCTTAGAATTCCGCTCTGTAGCTGAGCCAGTTACTAGAATACAATCTGCACTGGCCAAGAATCCCAAGTCCTACTTTTATCTGGCTAACTGCACAGATGTAGACACGGACAAGCATGAA GTGTACTGTGAAACAGCTGCTGATGTTGGACTCCCACATGAGCCTTATCGCTTTAAAGTTTCATATGACAAGCTTGTTATTGCTGCTGGATCGGAGCCCTTAACTTTTGGAATAAAGGGAGTAAAGGAACATGCACATTTCCTTCGCGAAGTAAATCATGCCCAAGAAATAAGGAAGAAGCTTCTGTTGAACCTGATGCTATCACAAAATCCAG GCATATCAGAAGAGGAAAAGGAACGCCTGCTACACTGTGTAGTTATTGGAGGAGGCCCTACAGGAGTAGAGTTTAGTGGTGAATTGAGTGATTTTATCATGAGAGATGTTCGTCAAAGATACACTCAtgtcaaaaattatatcaaagtCACCCTCATCGAG GCTAATGAGATTTTGTCATCATTTGATGTTGGATTGCGGCAGTATGCCACTAAACACTTAACCAAG CATGGGGTCCGACTTGTCCAAGGTGTTGTGAAAGAGGTGCACCCCAAAAAGATAGTTCTGAGTGATGGGAGTGATGTTCCGTATGGCCTTTTGGTGTGGTCCACTGGAGTTGGTCCTTCCGATTTTGTGAAATCACTAAATATACCCAAGTCTCATGGTGGACG GATTGGTGTTGATGAATGGCTCCGCGTTCCTTCTGTGGAAGATGTTTTTGCACTTGGAGATTGTGCTGGTTTTCTTGAACAGACAGGAAAGCAAGTGCTTCCAGCTTTGGCTCAG GTTGCCGAGAGGCAAGGAAAATATCTTGTGAAACTGTTCAACAACATTGGCAATCAAAATGGAGGGAAGGCTTTCTCCACAAAAGATGTTAATCTGGGCGAGGCTTTTGTCTACAATCATCTTGGAAGCATGGCATCTGTCGGTCGTTACAAAGCTCTAGTTGATCTAAGCCAGTCCAAG GATGCCAAGGGACTCTCATTTGCAGGATTTACAAGTTGGCTGATCTGGCGGTCTGCATACCTGACACGTGTAGTGAGCTGGAGAAACCGTGTCTATGTGGCTGTGAACTGGGCTACCACATTAATCTTTGGCAGAGACAATACAAGAATATGA